A stretch of DNA from Pseudonocardia hierapolitana:
CGAACAAATGGTCAGTCCGTTAGTCCGTAGATCCGGACCGGCCACCCCGAGCTGCACCGCCGCACCTCCCTGGAGAAGACATGTCACGACGATCGGCGCTCATCGGCCTCGGCGCCGCCGGCCTGCTGGTGCTCTCCGGCTGCGGCGGCGCCCCGACCTCCGGCGGCCCGGCGTCCGGCGAACCGTCCGCTGCCGAGGCCGTCTACACCGAGGTCACGGCGCTCACCGGCACGGAGCGCCGCGACCGCCTCGTGCAGCTGGCGGCCGAGGAGGGCAACCGGCTGTCGATCTACACCTCGATGAACGCGGACATCGCCGACATCGTCGTGCCGCGGTTCGAGCAGGAGTTCGGCATCGACGTCGAGCTCTACCGCGCCGACTCCGAGACGATCCTGCAGCGCACCCTCCAGGAGGCGTCGGCGAACTTCGCGGGGGCCGACGTCGTCGAGACCAACGCGACCGAGATGGCGATCATCGCCTCGGAGGGGCTCACCGGGGACTACGCGGGCGAGCAGCGAGACAAGATCAACGAACAGTTCCGCTACGACGGCTGGACGCCTACTCGCTTCAACATCTTCGCGCCTGCCTGGAACACCGGCCTCGTCGGCGCCGACCTGGTCCCGCGCACGTGGGAGGACCTCGCCGACCCGAAGTACGACGGCATCCTGTCGCTCGAGGTCAGCGACTACGACTGGTACATGACCCTGTACACGCACTACCAGGAACAGGGCATGGCCGACGCGGACATCGACCGGCTCTTCGCGGACATGGTGCAGGGCTCCAAGGTGGCCAAGGGCCACTCCGGCCAGGTCGAGCTGCTCTCGGCCGGGGAGTTCGGGGTGGTCGCCGCCTCGTACACGTACCTGACCGAGAAGGCCCGGGCCGCCGGCGCCCCGGTGGACGACCAGCCCTTCGTCGAGCCGGTCGTCGCCCGCGCGAACGGCGGCGGCCTGATGCGCAGCAGCGAGCACCCGGCCACCGCGGTGCTGTTCATGGACTGGATGCTCGCCGACGGGCAGGGCGTGATCCTCGAGAACGGCCTGACGCCGGCCGTGATGCCCGACGGCACCGATCCGCTCGCCGGGCACGAGGTGCTGCCGGTCGACGTGCAGAAGCTCCTCGACGAGGGCAACGAGTGGTCCGCCCGCTACGACGAGGTCGTCCGCGGCGGCGAGCAGCTCCCCGAGAACTGACCGACCCGGCGAGCCCGACCCGACGAGCCCGAGGAGCCCACATCCATGGCGACGGTGACCACGCCGCCCCGTTCCGGTACCCCGTCTCCGGCAGGCACCTCCGCCGGGGGTGGCCGGGCGAGCATCGCACGCTGGCGCGACACACTGCTGCGCCCCCGCACGCTCGTCGCGGTGGCGGTGACCGTCGTCGTCGGTTACCTGGCGCTCGTACCGCTGGGTTACCTGCTGCTGACCACCTTCACCGATGCCGACGGGTTCAGCCTCGGCGGCTTCGCGCGCGCCTACGGCGACCCGCGCATCGGGGAGCTGATCGGCAACTCGTTGTGGTTCGCGGTGGGGTCGGCGCTGCTGTCGCTCGCGGTCGGCACGGCGCTCGCCTACTTCAACGTCCGCACGGACGTGCCGTTCAAGGCCTTGTTCTTCGCCGCCTCGATCATCCCGCTGATCATCCCGGGCATCCTCTACACGATCGCCTGGATCTTCCTGGCCAGCCCGACGATCGGGCTGCTCAACAGCCTGCTGGAGCCGGTGTTCGGCCCGGGGACGTTCGACGTCTTCACGGTCTGGGGGATGATCTGGGTCGAGGGCCTGCACCTCTCGCCCATCGCCTTCCTGTTCATGGTGGCCGCCTTTCGTTCGACCGACCCCTCGCTGGAGGAGTCGGCGCTGATGAGCGGTGCCACCCGCGTGCAGACGTTCCGACGGGTCACCCTGCCGCTGGTCCGGCCGGCCCTGCTGTCGGCCGCGCTGATCATGCTGGTGCGTAGCCTGGAGAGCTTCGAGGTGCCGGCGCTGCTCGGCCTTCAGAACGGGATCTACGTGTTCACCAGCCGCATCTACCAGGTGTTGCGCAGCTTCCCGGTCGACTTCGCCGGGGCCGGAGCACTGGCCGTGGGCCTGCTCGCGGTGGCGGCGCTGGGGATCTGGCTGTCGAACGTGCTCTCGCGCGACCACGGGGGCGGGACGATCACCGGCAAGGGCTTCCGCCCGCGCCCGATCGACCTCGGCCGCTGGAAGCCGGCCGTCGGCGGCGGCATCCTGCTCTACTTCTTCGTCACGGTGCTGGCCCCGCTGCTGGTGCTGCTCTACACGGCGCTGCTGCCCTACTACCGGCCCCCGTCCGCCGAGGCGTTCGCGTCGATGAGCCTCGACAACTTCGTCGCGGTGTTCAACCTGCCGACGGTGCCCACGGCCCTGCGCAACTCGCTGCTGCTCGGCGGCGGGGCGGCCACGATCGTCATGGCGCTGATGGCCGTGGCCGCGTGGGTCGTCGTGCGCTCGGGCATCCCGGGCCGGCAGGTGCTCGACCACATCGCGTTCTCACCGCTGGTCATCCCGGGGCTGGTCCTCGGTGTCGGGATCGCGTTCGTCTACCTGCGCAGCCCGCTGCCGATCTACGGCACGCTGCTCATCCTGCTGATCGCCTACTGCACCCGCTACCTGCCCTACGGCATGCGCTACGCGGTGAGCGGGATGCAGACGGTCTCAGCCGAGCTGGAGGAGTCGGCGCAGGTCAGCGGGGCCGGTTGGTGGGCGACGTTCCGCCGCGTGCTGCTGCCGCTGATCGCGCCGGCGCTCGTGGCGGGCTGGGTCTACATCTTCGTGGTGAGCTTCCGCGAGCTCTCCTCCTCCATCTTGCTCTACACCCCGGGCAACGAAGTGCTCTCGATCTCGATCTGGGAGCTGTACGCCAACGCGCGCTTCGGGGAGCTGTCCGCCCTCGGCGTGATCATGGTGCTCATCCTCGCCGTGCTGGTGGCGGTCGCCTACAAGGTCGGCGCCCGCGTCGGCCTCAAGTCCGACTGACCCCTCGACCCACCGGAGGCCACGGCCGTGACCATGCTGACCATCGACAACCTCGTGAAGACCTACGCGGGCGAGGCGAGCAGGCGCGCGAAGAGCCGCAGCGGCACCGACCGCACGGCGGTCGCGAACGCCGCGCCGGCGCGGGTCTTCGCGGTCAACGACGTCAGCCTGGAGGTGGGCGACGGCGAGATGTTCACGTTGCTCGGCCCTTCCGGCTGCGGCAAGACCACCACGCTGCGCTCGGTGGCCGGCCTGGAACGGCCCGACTCCGGCCGGATCGCGGTCGGCGAGCGGATCCTCTTCGACGGGGACGGCTCCCGCACCACGAACGTGCCCGCCAACCAGCGCGGGCTGGGCATGGTGTTCCAGTCGTACGCGATCTGGCCGCACATGACCGTGTTCGACAACGTGGCGTTCCCGCTGCAGGTGCGCAAGCGCTCGGCTCGGCCCGGCAAGCGCGAGATCCAGGAGCGCGTGGCCAAGGTGCTGGAGACCATGGAGCTCGGCCACCTCGCTGACCGCCAGGCCACCAAGCTCTCCGGCGGCCAGCAGCAGCGCCTGGCGCTGGCCCGCGCGATCGTCATCGAGCCACCGCTGATGCTGCTCGACGAGCCGCTGTCCAACCTCGACGCCAAGCTGCGCGAATCGCTGCGCTACGAGCTCAAGCGCCTGCAGCGTGAGCTGGGCATCACCTCGATCTACGTCACCCACGACCAGATCGAGGCGCTCGCCCTCTCCACCACGATCGCCGTGATGAAGGAGGGCAACGTCCTGCAGACCGGGCGCCCGCGCGAGGTCTACGAGCGCCCGAACTGCCGGTTCGTCGCCGAGTTCATCGGCACGTCGAACTTCCTGCGCGGAACGGTCGCGTCCCGTGAGGGTGACCTCGTCGACGTCGACACAGACGCGGGGCGCATCCGCCTGGAGTCGCCGGTGCGCGTGCCGGTGGGCGAGGAGGTCATCGCGGCGGTGCGCCCGGAGTGCTTCGAGATCAGCCGCACCGGCTGGGGAAACCGGCCCAACGAGTGGTCGGGCACCGTCACCAACCGCGCGTTCCTCGGCGACGCCGTCGACCACATCGTCCGCGTCGGCCAGGGCAGCATCCGCGTGCGCGGAAACCCCGCCATCTCCATCGAGCCAGGCACCGAGGTGCACCTGGCCACCGACCCGGCCAAGGTCACGCTCGTGCCGGTGGGCTGATGCGCTGGGCACCGCTGCTGCGCAACCGGGACTTCCTGCTGTTCTGGTCCGGGGTCGTGCTGTCGCAGATCGGCAGCCGGGCGACCGTCGCGGCGAGCCTGTGGCAGGTCTACGAACTGACGGGCTCCATCGCGGCCACGGGCCTCGTCGGGGGCGCGCAGGCCGTGGCGCTGGTCGTGCTCAGCCCCCTCGGCGGGGTGCTGGCCGACCGCTGGGACCGGCGACGGCTGCTGCAGGCCACGCAGGCCGTGGCGATGCTCGCCGCCCTCGGCATGGCCGCGGTGACGTTCTCGGGATCGGTGGCGGCCTGGCACGTCGTCGCCGGCGTGCTGGTCACCACCGCCGCGGCGACGTTCGACCAGCCGTGCCGGCAGGCGCTCGTCCCGGCACTGGTGCCGCGCGACGTGCTGCCCGCCGCGATCGCGCTGCTCAACCCCTCGCGCGAGGTCGCCGTCCTCACCGGGCCGGCGATCGGCGGGGTGCTCATCGCCGTCTCCGGGCCGGGGCTGGTCTACCTGCTCGACGGGATCACGTACGCGGCTCTGGTGCTCGTGCTGCTCGCCGTGCGGGTCCCGCCGCTGCGCAAGCCTGCCGACGCTCCCCCACCGTCGATCCGCACGGAGATGGCCGAGGGCGTCCGGTACGTGCGCCGGCGCCCGATCATCTGGTCGCTGTGCGGGCTGGACCTGCTGCTCACCGTCTTCGGCGCGTACCGCGTGCTGCTCCCCGCGTTCGCCGACCGGCTCGACATCGGCCCCACGGGCTACGGGCTGCTGTCCGCCGCGCCGTCGCTGGGCGCGCTGCTCGCGACCTACGGCATCGTCCAACTGGTCTCCCGGTCGCGCCGGCTCGGCCGCGCCCTGCTCGTCGCGACCGTCGCCTACGGGCTGGTGGCCATCGCCTTCGCCCAGGTCACCGCACTCATGGCGGCCATGGCCGTGATCCTCGTTCTCGCGCTGCTGCTGGGGGTCTTCGACGCCACCGCCACCACCATCCGCCACGCCGCCGTGCAGTTGGAGACCCCGGACGAACTGCGCGGCCGCGTGCAGTCGCTCTACCAGATCACCTCGCGCGGCGGGCCCGCGCTCGGCGACGTCGTCGTCGGCGTGGCCGCGGGTGTGCTCGGCCCGGTCGTCGCGCTCTCGGCCGGCGCGACGATCCCGGTGCTGGCCGGGATCGCGCTGTTCACACGACCGAACTGCGTGCGTGACTACACGGGCATCAGCGCGCCCGCGCCGGCGCGCGAGCCGGGCTGAGCCCGGTCAGGAGTCGGGGTGCGCGGGCAGCCGCCAGCCCGCC
This window harbors:
- a CDS encoding MFS transporter, which gives rise to MRWAPLLRNRDFLLFWSGVVLSQIGSRATVAASLWQVYELTGSIAATGLVGGAQAVALVVLSPLGGVLADRWDRRRLLQATQAVAMLAALGMAAVTFSGSVAAWHVVAGVLVTTAAATFDQPCRQALVPALVPRDVLPAAIALLNPSREVAVLTGPAIGGVLIAVSGPGLVYLLDGITYAALVLVLLAVRVPPLRKPADAPPPSIRTEMAEGVRYVRRRPIIWSLCGLDLLLTVFGAYRVLLPAFADRLDIGPTGYGLLSAAPSLGALLATYGIVQLVSRSRRLGRALLVATVAYGLVAIAFAQVTALMAAMAVILVLALLLGVFDATATTIRHAAVQLETPDELRGRVQSLYQITSRGGPALGDVVVGVAAGVLGPVVALSAGATIPVLAGIALFTRPNCVRDYTGISAPAPAREPG
- a CDS encoding ABC transporter substrate-binding protein codes for the protein MSRRSALIGLGAAGLLVLSGCGGAPTSGGPASGEPSAAEAVYTEVTALTGTERRDRLVQLAAEEGNRLSIYTSMNADIADIVVPRFEQEFGIDVELYRADSETILQRTLQEASANFAGADVVETNATEMAIIASEGLTGDYAGEQRDKINEQFRYDGWTPTRFNIFAPAWNTGLVGADLVPRTWEDLADPKYDGILSLEVSDYDWYMTLYTHYQEQGMADADIDRLFADMVQGSKVAKGHSGQVELLSAGEFGVVAASYTYLTEKARAAGAPVDDQPFVEPVVARANGGGLMRSSEHPATAVLFMDWMLADGQGVILENGLTPAVMPDGTDPLAGHEVLPVDVQKLLDEGNEWSARYDEVVRGGEQLPEN
- a CDS encoding ABC transporter ATP-binding protein, with the translated sequence MLTIDNLVKTYAGEASRRAKSRSGTDRTAVANAAPARVFAVNDVSLEVGDGEMFTLLGPSGCGKTTTLRSVAGLERPDSGRIAVGERILFDGDGSRTTNVPANQRGLGMVFQSYAIWPHMTVFDNVAFPLQVRKRSARPGKREIQERVAKVLETMELGHLADRQATKLSGGQQQRLALARAIVIEPPLMLLDEPLSNLDAKLRESLRYELKRLQRELGITSIYVTHDQIEALALSTTIAVMKEGNVLQTGRPREVYERPNCRFVAEFIGTSNFLRGTVASREGDLVDVDTDAGRIRLESPVRVPVGEEVIAAVRPECFEISRTGWGNRPNEWSGTVTNRAFLGDAVDHIVRVGQGSIRVRGNPAISIEPGTEVHLATDPAKVTLVPVG
- a CDS encoding ABC transporter permease, with the protein product MATVTTPPRSGTPSPAGTSAGGGRASIARWRDTLLRPRTLVAVAVTVVVGYLALVPLGYLLLTTFTDADGFSLGGFARAYGDPRIGELIGNSLWFAVGSALLSLAVGTALAYFNVRTDVPFKALFFAASIIPLIIPGILYTIAWIFLASPTIGLLNSLLEPVFGPGTFDVFTVWGMIWVEGLHLSPIAFLFMVAAFRSTDPSLEESALMSGATRVQTFRRVTLPLVRPALLSAALIMLVRSLESFEVPALLGLQNGIYVFTSRIYQVLRSFPVDFAGAGALAVGLLAVAALGIWLSNVLSRDHGGGTITGKGFRPRPIDLGRWKPAVGGGILLYFFVTVLAPLLVLLYTALLPYYRPPSAEAFASMSLDNFVAVFNLPTVPTALRNSLLLGGGAATIVMALMAVAAWVVVRSGIPGRQVLDHIAFSPLVIPGLVLGVGIAFVYLRSPLPIYGTLLILLIAYCTRYLPYGMRYAVSGMQTVSAELEESAQVSGAGWWATFRRVLLPLIAPALVAGWVYIFVVSFRELSSSILLYTPGNEVLSISIWELYANARFGELSALGVIMVLILAVLVAVAYKVGARVGLKSD